In the Podospora pseudocomata strain CBS 415.72m chromosome 5, whole genome shotgun sequence genome, one interval contains:
- a CDS encoding hypothetical protein (EggNog:ENOG503PRQX), with protein sequence MHPLTTSDLAFLLCTSSSTSPPRAPLILRTTYGLVVVTQSDGSLDISISEQKPPRGKGMVVGGGCSVLASPVILPVPRISPPQNEHYLLSPDFTTSTYLWSPSSASLDEWTPADEALLESLYSGEVDEEGGWFDGYLDWVGRAEDQLHGLGSSRLWRGPEESNDSFVSVDSPTEPGGGIDGQPFKDEGERTLWLVEGMLLASWLALQEGVEGVGYRVGRYEDAVEGEQDEGMYLLERGGTESLGEVVAAFLRNVRF encoded by the coding sequence ATGCACCCCCTTACTACGTCAGACCTCGCCTTCTTGCTTTGCACGTCTTCATCTACTTCCCCACCAAGAGCGCCACTGATATTGAGGACAACGtatgggttggtggttgttacTCAGAGCGATGGATCGTTGGACATATCGATATCAGAACAAAAGCCACCGCGTGGAAAGGGGATGGTAGTCGGGGGGGGTTGCTCTGTTCTTGCCAGCCCTGTCATACTTCCCGTTCCACGGATATCGCCACCGCAAAACGAGCATTATCTGCTTTCTCCAGATTTCACCACGTCGACGTACCTCTGGTCACCAAGCTCGGCGAGCTTAGACGAGTGGACACCGGCGGATGAGGCACTGCTAGAGTCGTTGTATTCtggtgaggtggatgaggaagggggttggtttgacGGTTATCTTGattgggtggggagggcggaggatCAGCTCCATGGTTTGGGTTCGTCGAGGCTGTGGAGAGGACCGGAAGAGTCAAACGATAGCTTTGTCAGCGTTGATTCTCCAACAGAACCAGGAGGGGGGATTGATGGGCAGCCTTTCAAAGACGAGGGCGAGAGAACGCTGTGGTTAGTGGAGGGTATGTTGTTAGCGTCTTGGTTGGCGCTGCAGGAGGGAGTCGAAGGAGTTGGTTATCGCGTTGGCAGGTACGAGGACgctgtggagggggagcaggacGAGGGTATGTATTTGTTGGAAAGAGGGGGCACTGAGAGTTTGGGCGAGGTCGTTGCGGCTTTCTTGAGGAATGTGAGATTTTGA
- a CDS encoding hypothetical protein (EggNog:ENOG503PIMF): MGQNLSLEEPFADTAGAVFAKEDQMNSIILGIAWAGSVYGIGMIWCAVTLLSRWSGRESDRDPNLFSVLAAFLLSTGWPMIMLYFAMSSR, encoded by the coding sequence atgggTCAGAATCTTTCTCTTGAGGAGCCATTCGCCGACACCGCTGGTGCCGTGTTCGCCAAGGAGGACCAGATGAACAGCATCATCTTGGGCATCGCGTGGGCTGGGTCGGTGTATGGTATCGGCATGATCTGGTGCGCCGTCACGCTGCTTTCTCGTTGGTCGGGCAGGGAATCGGACAGAGATCCAAACCTATTCTCGGTACTGGCGGCGTTCTTACTATCGACGGGGTGGCCGATGATTATGCTCTATTTCGCAATGTCGAGTCGGTAG